One window of Agromyces rhizosphaerae genomic DNA carries:
- a CDS encoding RNA-binding S4 domain-containing protein, translating into MPDPASVRVDAWLWAVRQYKTRSEATAACRAGHVRVNGERAKAAQPVRPGDELRVRVRGFERHLVVRRTIAKRVGAAVAAEAVDDRTPPPPPRDAVPQVPVRDRGAGRPTKRERRDLDRLRGR; encoded by the coding sequence ATGCCCGATCCCGCGAGCGTGCGCGTCGACGCCTGGCTGTGGGCGGTGCGCCAGTACAAGACGCGTTCCGAGGCCACGGCCGCCTGCCGCGCCGGCCACGTGCGCGTGAACGGCGAGCGCGCGAAGGCCGCCCAGCCGGTGCGGCCCGGCGACGAGCTGCGGGTGCGCGTGCGCGGATTCGAGCGGCACCTCGTCGTGCGACGCACGATCGCGAAGCGCGTGGGCGCGGCCGTCGCGGCCGAGGCGGTCGACGATCGCACTCCCCCGCCCCCGCCGCGCGACGCCGTGCCGCAGGTGCCGGTCCGCGATCGCGGCGCGGGTCGCCCGACCAAGCGCGAGCGGCGCGACCTCGATCGCCTGCGCGGGCGCTGA
- a CDS encoding MarR family winged helix-turn-helix transcriptional regulator, with protein sequence MTQGTPGADADSYWYEPADDGEAAGLEVLRALRRYRDAESGMQRRTRDDMDMNETDLRALRLVIRAEQEHRELSSAELARALDISTAATTKLVARLVRTGYLSRAPHPVDRRVQLIGTQPGAHTRIRETLGRMHREMLDVASDLGPGEQRAIVGFLDRMSDLYDAAQAAGAGGRTADATGTA encoded by the coding sequence GTGACGCAGGGAACACCGGGAGCGGACGCGGACTCGTACTGGTACGAGCCGGCCGACGACGGCGAGGCCGCGGGCCTCGAGGTGCTCCGTGCGCTCCGACGCTATCGCGATGCCGAGAGCGGCATGCAGCGCCGCACCCGCGACGACATGGACATGAACGAGACCGACCTGCGGGCGCTGCGGCTCGTGATCCGCGCCGAGCAGGAGCACCGCGAACTCTCGAGCGCGGAACTGGCTCGAGCGCTCGACATCAGCACCGCCGCGACCACGAAGCTCGTCGCGCGGCTCGTGCGCACCGGCTACCTCTCGCGCGCGCCCCACCCGGTCGACCGCCGCGTGCAGCTCATCGGCACGCAGCCCGGTGCCCACACGCGGATCCGGGAGACGCTGGGGCGGATGCACCGCGAGATGCTCGACGTCGCGAGCGACCTCGGGCCGGGCGAGCAGCGCGCGATCGTCGGATTCCTCGACCGCATGAGCGACCTGTACGACGCCGCCCAGGCGGCCGGAGCGGGCGGACGAACCGCGGACGCGACCGGCACCGCCTGA
- a CDS encoding SDR family oxidoreductase: MATTRTLFIGGTGVISRAVVERSLALGHEVTVVNRGTTSLRPVPDHVEALTADVRDPDAVAAALGTREFDVVADFLSFTPDHVAGWVDRFDGRTGQYLFISSASAYQTPPARLPVTESTPLRNPFWQYSRDKIACEDLLVHAYRDRGFPATIVRPSHTYDRTMLPTIGHWTDIARMRAGRPVIVHGDGTSLWTITHSRDVAVGIAGLLGHHAAIGEAFHATGDEAPTWNQIYGWLADAAGVEPHLVHVASETIAAEHPPTGPGLLGDKAHSMVFDNAKLRGLVPGFGNTIRYQEGAREAVEFHDAHPELQRVDHELDAVFDRLAARAGSPGPA; this comes from the coding sequence ATGGCGACGACGCGCACCCTCTTCATCGGCGGCACCGGAGTGATCTCGAGGGCGGTGGTGGAACGCTCGCTCGCGCTCGGACACGAGGTCACGGTGGTCAACCGCGGCACGACGAGCCTCCGGCCCGTGCCCGACCACGTGGAGGCGCTGACCGCCGACGTGCGCGACCCGGATGCGGTCGCCGCCGCGCTCGGGACGCGCGAGTTCGACGTCGTCGCCGACTTCCTCTCCTTCACGCCCGACCACGTCGCCGGCTGGGTCGACCGGTTCGATGGCCGCACGGGTCAGTACCTCTTCATCAGCTCGGCGTCGGCGTACCAGACGCCGCCGGCACGGCTGCCCGTCACCGAGTCGACCCCGCTGCGGAACCCGTTCTGGCAGTACTCGCGCGACAAGATCGCGTGCGAGGACCTGCTGGTGCACGCCTACCGCGATCGCGGCTTCCCCGCGACGATCGTGCGCCCCTCGCACACCTACGACCGCACCATGCTGCCGACCATCGGCCACTGGACCGACATCGCGCGCATGCGGGCGGGCAGACCCGTCATCGTGCACGGCGACGGCACGAGCCTCTGGACCATCACCCACTCCCGCGACGTGGCGGTCGGCATCGCCGGGCTGCTCGGCCACCACGCGGCGATCGGCGAGGCGTTCCACGCCACCGGCGACGAGGCGCCCACCTGGAACCAGATCTACGGCTGGCTCGCCGACGCGGCGGGCGTCGAGCCGCACCTCGTGCATGTCGCGTCGGAGACGATCGCGGCGGAGCATCCGCCCACCGGCCCGGGCCTGCTCGGCGACAAGGCGCACTCGATGGTCTTCGACAACGCGAAGCTGCGCGGGCTCGTGCCCGGCTTCGGCAACACGATCCGCTACCAGGAGGGCGCCCGCGAGGCGGTCGAGTTCCACGACGCGCACCCCGAGCTGCAGCGCGTCGACCACGAGCTGGACGCGGTGTTCGACCGGCTCGCGGCGCGCGCGGGTTCCCCGGGGCCGGCCTGA
- a CDS encoding polyprenyl synthetase family protein, translating into MTDPTLPTDPLEADLRGFFAESRSRSERHGTHYRALWDALERAASGGKRIRPRLVQLAHDGLGGTDPISARRVGLAFELLHTAFVIHDDVIDGDTTRRGQPNVAGTFRERGLAHGADDARAALWGETAALLAGDLALAAAHRLIAELDIPATRRTSVLDLLDHAVFVSAAGELADVTNTEAEHLGIDDVIATLEQKTAVYTFQAPLQAGAILAGADDHTVAVLGRFGRLAGIAFQLADDVLGVFGDERTTGKSTLSDLREGKQTTLIAHATGTGEWPVISPLLGKADLDEAEAASVRRALVQAGSLDQTNRIAREHVTLALHELDTASIPGPLRDELAGLARSAVERMR; encoded by the coding sequence GTGACTGACCCGACGCTCCCGACCGACCCGCTCGAGGCCGACCTGCGCGGCTTCTTCGCCGAGTCCCGGTCGCGTTCCGAGCGCCACGGCACGCACTACCGCGCCCTCTGGGACGCGCTCGAGCGCGCCGCATCGGGTGGCAAGCGCATCCGGCCGCGGCTCGTGCAGCTCGCGCACGACGGGCTGGGCGGCACCGATCCGATCTCCGCGCGACGCGTGGGGCTCGCGTTCGAGCTCCTGCACACCGCCTTCGTCATCCACGACGACGTGATCGACGGCGACACGACGCGGCGCGGGCAGCCGAACGTCGCCGGCACGTTCCGCGAGCGGGGGCTCGCCCACGGCGCCGACGACGCGCGCGCCGCGCTGTGGGGCGAGACGGCCGCGCTGCTGGCCGGTGACCTCGCACTCGCCGCCGCGCACCGGCTCATCGCCGAGCTCGACATCCCCGCGACGCGACGCACGAGCGTGCTCGACCTGCTCGACCACGCGGTCTTCGTCTCCGCGGCCGGCGAGCTCGCCGACGTGACGAACACCGAGGCCGAGCACCTCGGCATCGACGACGTGATCGCGACGCTCGAGCAGAAGACCGCGGTCTACACCTTCCAGGCCCCGTTGCAGGCGGGGGCGATCCTCGCCGGCGCGGACGACCACACCGTGGCCGTGCTCGGGCGCTTCGGCCGCCTGGCCGGCATCGCCTTCCAGTTGGCCGACGACGTGCTCGGCGTCTTCGGCGACGAGCGCACGACGGGCAAGAGCACCCTCAGCGACCTGCGCGAGGGCAAGCAGACCACCCTCATCGCGCACGCCACGGGCACCGGCGAGTGGCCGGTGATCTCGCCGCTGCTCGGCAAGGCCGACCTCGACGAGGCCGAGGCGGCGTCCGTCCGGCGCGCGCTGGTGCAGGCCGGCTCGCTCGACCAGACCAACCGCATCGCGCGCGAGCACGTCACGCTCGCACTGCACGAACTCGACACGGCGTCGATCCCCGGCCCGCTGCGCGACGAGCTCGCCGGGCTCGCGCGATCGGCCGTGGAGCGCATGCGATGA
- the crtI gene encoding phytoene desaturase family protein — protein sequence MTDRRTIVVGGGIAGLATAALLARDGHEVTLLEARDELGGRAGSWKQDGFRFDTGPSWYLMPEVFEHFFRLFGESIEDHLDLVRLDPGYRVFADGYDAPLDIAADRAANVALFESVEAGAGRALERYLDSARETYELALERFLYTNFDSLAPFADRTVLARTPTLATLLTRSLDAHASRTVADRRLRQVLGYPAVFLGGSPYEVPAMYHLMSHLDLEQGVQYPMGGFHALIDAVEGVARRAGVRIRTGAPVTGIRVADDGSARGVTVTDATGATEQLDADVVVSAADLHHTETELVPERHRSLPEPAWERRDPGPGAILALLGVRGELPGLTHHNLVFTDDWPANFDAVFGDSPRVPDPASFYACMPSATDRQVAPSGDSNVFVLIPVPADTGLGHGGVDGAGSSAVEAAADRAIARLAEAAGAPDLAERIVVRRTIAPADFARDLNAWRGGALGPGHVLRQSALFRGSTRSRKVRGLFYAGGTTVPGVGLPMCLISAELVAKRLRGDRSAAPLPEPAAERV from the coding sequence TTGACCGATCGGCGCACCATCGTCGTGGGCGGCGGCATCGCGGGGCTCGCGACCGCCGCGCTGCTCGCACGCGACGGCCACGAGGTGACCCTGCTCGAGGCGCGCGACGAGCTCGGCGGCCGCGCCGGCTCCTGGAAGCAGGACGGGTTCCGGTTCGACACCGGGCCGTCGTGGTACCTGATGCCCGAGGTCTTCGAGCACTTCTTCCGGCTCTTCGGCGAGTCGATCGAGGACCACCTCGACCTCGTGCGCCTCGACCCGGGCTACCGGGTGTTCGCCGACGGCTACGACGCCCCGCTCGACATCGCGGCCGACCGCGCCGCGAACGTGGCGCTGTTCGAGTCGGTCGAGGCGGGCGCGGGCCGCGCGCTCGAACGCTACCTCGACTCGGCGCGCGAGACCTACGAGCTCGCGCTCGAGCGCTTCCTCTACACGAACTTCGACTCGCTCGCGCCGTTCGCCGACCGCACGGTGCTCGCCCGGACGCCCACGCTGGCGACGCTGCTCACCCGGTCGCTCGACGCGCACGCCTCCCGCACCGTCGCCGATCGCCGCCTGCGGCAGGTGCTCGGCTACCCCGCCGTGTTCCTCGGCGGTTCGCCGTACGAGGTGCCGGCGATGTACCACCTCATGAGCCACCTCGACCTGGAGCAGGGCGTGCAGTACCCGATGGGCGGCTTCCACGCACTGATCGACGCGGTCGAGGGCGTCGCCCGCCGAGCCGGCGTGCGGATCCGCACGGGCGCACCGGTCACGGGCATCCGGGTCGCCGACGACGGCTCGGCCCGGGGCGTGACGGTGACGGATGCCACGGGCGCGACCGAGCAGCTGGACGCCGACGTCGTGGTGTCGGCCGCCGACCTGCACCACACCGAGACCGAGCTGGTGCCCGAGCGCCACCGCTCGCTGCCCGAACCGGCCTGGGAGCGGCGCGATCCGGGACCGGGTGCGATCCTCGCGCTGCTCGGCGTGCGCGGCGAGCTGCCCGGGCTCACGCATCACAACCTCGTCTTCACCGACGACTGGCCGGCGAACTTCGACGCCGTGTTCGGCGACTCGCCGCGCGTGCCCGACCCCGCCTCGTTCTACGCGTGCATGCCGAGCGCGACCGACCGCCAAGTGGCGCCGTCGGGCGACAGCAACGTGTTCGTGCTCATCCCGGTGCCCGCCGACACCGGCCTCGGCCACGGCGGCGTGGACGGCGCGGGATCGTCCGCCGTCGAGGCGGCCGCCGACCGCGCGATCGCCCGGCTCGCCGAGGCCGCCGGCGCGCCAGACCTCGCCGAGCGCATCGTGGTGCGCCGCACGATCGCGCCCGCCGACTTCGCGCGCGACCTCAACGCCTGGCGCGGCGGCGCACTCGGCCCCGGCCACGTGCTGCGGCAGAGCGCGCTGTTCCGCGGCTCGACGCGCTCGCGCAAGGTGCGCGGGCTGTTCTACGCGGGCGGCACCACCGTGCCCGGCGTGGGGCTGCCCATGTGCCTCATCAGCGCCGAACTGGTGGCGAAGCGCCTCCGCGGCGATCGCAGCGCAGCGCCGCTGCCCGAGCCGGCGGCGGAGCGGGTGTGA
- a CDS encoding GNAT family N-acetyltransferase translates to MEREFAWEPDAERYTMHLDGRLASVIDTHRLGDAISFSRVFTAPPFRGHGYASDIVAWAVDHVERTTDLRIVPTCWYAAAWFDRNPERSGLLARRAG, encoded by the coding sequence GTGGAACGCGAATTCGCCTGGGAGCCCGACGCCGAGCGCTACACCATGCACCTCGACGGGCGGCTGGCGAGCGTGATCGACACGCACCGCCTCGGCGACGCCATCTCGTTCTCGCGGGTGTTCACCGCTCCGCCGTTCCGCGGCCACGGCTACGCGTCGGACATCGTCGCCTGGGCCGTCGACCACGTCGAGCGGACCACCGACCTCCGCATCGTGCCCACCTGCTGGTACGCGGCGGCCTGGTTCGACCGCAACCCCGAACGCAGCGGCCTACTGGCCCGACGCGCCGGCTGA
- the idi gene encoding isopentenyl-diphosphate Delta-isomerase translates to MHDTVDDEVVLLDEAGEPIGTAPKSAAHGPDTALHLAFSCHVRNPIGEVLVTRRALSKATWPGVWTNSFCGHPKPSEPLLAAVRRRAEFELGLELTSIELALPLFRYRAVDASGTVENEVCPVYIATTDGEPDPNPREVAEYRWVEPAALAAGVAATPWAFSPWLVMQARELELYGD, encoded by the coding sequence ATGCATGACACGGTCGACGACGAGGTCGTCCTGCTCGACGAGGCGGGCGAGCCGATCGGCACCGCCCCCAAGTCGGCCGCGCACGGGCCGGACACGGCACTGCACCTCGCCTTCTCCTGCCACGTGCGCAACCCGATCGGCGAGGTGCTCGTCACCCGCCGCGCGCTGAGCAAGGCGACCTGGCCCGGCGTCTGGACGAACTCGTTCTGCGGCCACCCGAAGCCCTCCGAGCCGCTGCTGGCGGCCGTGCGACGGCGGGCGGAGTTCGAGCTCGGCCTCGAGCTCACCTCGATCGAGCTGGCGCTCCCGCTGTTCCGGTACCGGGCGGTCGACGCCTCGGGCACGGTCGAGAACGAGGTCTGCCCCGTCTACATCGCGACCACCGACGGCGAGCCCGACCCGAATCCGCGGGAGGTCGCGGAGTACCGTTGGGTCGAGCCCGCTGCCCTGGCCGCCGGCGTCGCCGCGACGCCGTGGGCGTTCAGCCCGTGGCTCGTGATGCAGGCCCGAGAACTGGAACTCTACGGTGACTGA
- a CDS encoding lycopene cyclase domain-containing protein has protein sequence MGLAYLAALVLSLAAMCAIDARFRLVFWDSPGRAAAVIGIGVAAFLVWDLAGIALGVFFRGETEFMTGILLAPELPLEEVLFLTFLCYLTLVLVLGTRRVLDRERSAS, from the coding sequence ATCGGGCTCGCGTACCTCGCCGCGCTCGTGCTGTCGCTCGCCGCGATGTGCGCGATCGACGCCCGCTTCCGCCTGGTGTTCTGGGACTCCCCGGGACGCGCAGCAGCCGTGATCGGCATCGGCGTCGCCGCGTTCCTCGTGTGGGACCTCGCCGGCATCGCGCTCGGCGTCTTCTTCCGCGGCGAGACGGAGTTCATGACCGGCATCCTGCTCGCGCCCGAGCTGCCGCTCGAGGAGGTGCTGTTCCTCACCTTCCTCTGCTACCTCACGCTGGTGCTGGTGCTCGGCACCCGGCGCGTCCTCGACCGCGAGCGGAGCGCGTCGTGA
- a CDS encoding lycopene cyclase domain-containing protein: MTYLLLCIPFLAVAAGLAAWAFARLPRPRGRAVAAVGIAAALLLALTAIFDSIMIGVGLVAYDPELRSGITIGLAPLEDFAYTVAAVLALPALWVLLPGRRTDSRRTTRPEAT; the protein is encoded by the coding sequence GTGACCTACCTGCTCCTGTGCATCCCGTTCCTGGCGGTGGCCGCGGGGCTCGCCGCCTGGGCGTTCGCCCGGCTGCCGCGCCCGCGCGGTCGCGCGGTCGCCGCCGTCGGCATCGCCGCCGCCCTCCTCCTGGCGCTGACCGCGATCTTCGACTCGATCATGATCGGGGTCGGGCTGGTCGCGTACGACCCCGAGCTGCGCTCGGGCATCACGATCGGGCTCGCCCCGCTCGAGGACTTCGCGTACACGGTCGCCGCGGTGCTCGCGCTCCCCGCGCTCTGGGTGCTGCTGCCGGGGCGCCGCACCGATTCCCGACGCACGACCCGCCCGGAGGCGACATGA
- a CDS encoding prenyltransferase encodes MTTAPSTPLAMRLLMASRPVSWVNTAFPFGAAYLLATGAVDALFVVGSLFFLVPYNLLMYGVNDVFDYESDLRNPRKGGAEGALLPPETHRAVLVWCAALTVPFVVAMLVLGGTDAPWSWLVLAVSLFAVLAYSMPPLRFKERPVLDSITSSTHFVSPAVYGLAVAGAAFTPQLLALLAAFFLWGMASHAFGAVQDVVPDREGGIASIATVFGAKATVRIAIGMWLAAGLLMLLTAWPGQLAAILALPYVLAAWPYRSVSDADSGRSNRGWRMFLWLNYASGFAVTMLLIAWSFVRVG; translated from the coding sequence ATGACCACGGCACCGTCGACGCCGCTCGCGATGCGGCTGCTCATGGCATCCCGCCCCGTCAGCTGGGTCAACACCGCCTTCCCGTTCGGCGCCGCGTACCTGCTCGCCACGGGCGCCGTCGACGCGCTGTTCGTCGTGGGCAGCCTGTTCTTCCTCGTGCCGTACAACCTGCTCATGTACGGCGTGAACGACGTGTTCGACTACGAGTCCGACCTGCGCAACCCGCGCAAGGGCGGCGCCGAGGGGGCCCTGCTGCCACCCGAGACGCACCGGGCGGTGCTGGTCTGGTGCGCGGCCCTGACGGTGCCGTTCGTGGTGGCGATGCTGGTGCTGGGCGGCACGGATGCCCCGTGGTCGTGGCTCGTGCTCGCGGTGAGCCTGTTCGCGGTGCTCGCCTACTCGATGCCCCCGCTGCGCTTCAAGGAGCGGCCGGTGCTCGACTCGATCACGTCGAGCACGCACTTCGTGAGCCCCGCCGTGTACGGCCTCGCGGTCGCCGGCGCGGCGTTCACCCCGCAGCTGCTCGCCCTGCTCGCCGCGTTCTTCCTCTGGGGCATGGCCAGCCACGCGTTCGGCGCGGTGCAGGACGTGGTGCCCGACCGCGAGGGGGGCATCGCGTCGATCGCGACCGTGTTCGGCGCGAAGGCGACCGTGCGCATCGCGATCGGCATGTGGCTCGCCGCCGGGCTCCTGATGCTGCTCACGGCGTGGCCCGGACAGCTCGCCGCGATCCTCGCACTGCCCTACGTGCTCGCGGCGTGGCCGTACCGGTCGGTCTCCGACGCCGACTCGGGGCGCTCGAACCGGGGGTGGCGGATGTTCCTCTGGCTGAACTACGCGAGCGGGTTCGCGGTGACGATGCTGCTGATCGCGTGGTCGTTCGTGCGCGTAGGCTGA
- a CDS encoding NAD(P)H-hydrate epimerase encodes MIAGYTAEQVRAAERPHLDAGEPLMQRAAAALARVVADAAGRGRSGDEPSIVMLVGSGDNGGDALFAGAELAAGGASVVLVPVGSRVHEAGLAAALAAGAVRMRPDDPDLGALLGAADVIVDGILGTGSGASPALREPARGVVELARERLAEPEPPRVVATDLPSGIHPDTGEVPDPVVLPADVTVTFGACKAGLLRAPASGYAGDVLVVDIGIGDALAGVEPAVVLPG; translated from the coding sequence ATGATCGCCGGGTACACGGCCGAGCAGGTGCGCGCCGCGGAACGGCCGCACCTGGATGCGGGCGAACCGCTCATGCAGCGGGCCGCGGCCGCGCTCGCGAGGGTGGTGGCGGATGCCGCGGGGCGCGGCCGCTCGGGCGACGAGCCGTCGATCGTGATGCTCGTCGGCTCGGGCGACAACGGCGGCGACGCGCTGTTCGCCGGCGCGGAACTGGCTGCCGGCGGGGCATCCGTCGTGCTCGTGCCGGTCGGCTCCCGGGTGCACGAGGCGGGCCTGGCCGCCGCGCTCGCGGCGGGGGCGGTGCGGATGCGTCCGGACGACCCCGACCTGGGTGCGCTGCTCGGCGCCGCGGACGTGATCGTCGACGGCATCCTCGGCACCGGCAGCGGCGCGTCGCCCGCGCTGCGGGAGCCCGCACGGGGCGTCGTGGAGCTCGCGCGCGAGCGCCTGGCCGAGCCGGAGCCGCCGCGCGTGGTGGCGACCGACCTGCCGAGCGGCATCCACCCGGACACGGGCGAAGTGCCCGACCCCGTCGTGCTGCCGGCAGACGTGACGGTCACCTTCGGCGCGTGCAAGGCCGGGCTGCTCCGTGCGCCCGCCTCGGGCTACGCGGGCGACGTGCTCGTCGTCGACATCGGCATCGGCGACGCGCTCGCGGGCGTGGAGCCCGCGGTCGTGCTGCCCGGCTGA
- a CDS encoding zinc-binding metallopeptidase family protein produces the protein MRIFACPHCGHIVYFDSPSCLECGADLAYARHLREMVMLDDDGGYRDDEGLWRRCRNERWGCNWLAVDALERAECYSCRLTRHQPGEDDTERFGWLVDTTHAKRWLLFQLDELGLPITSHREQPEGGLAFDLDASTDDRQVMIGHLNGVITIDLSESEDSHREALRVSLGEAYRTMLGHFRHEIGHYYWQVLVAASDTELEAFRREFGDERVDYAQALDTHYGTGGTEDWGAQFISRYATTHPWEDFAETFAHYLHITDTLQSAAAFGLSMSGPGTRFPEASDLVSHPSLAPADATMRGILADWQPLALALNQVNRSLGKRDLYPFVIPERVVGKLGFVHRLVGSAAHADARSANSAGASGQ, from the coding sequence GTGCGCATCTTCGCGTGCCCGCACTGCGGTCACATCGTCTACTTCGACAGCCCGAGCTGCCTCGAGTGCGGGGCCGACCTCGCATACGCGCGCCACCTGCGCGAGATGGTCATGCTCGACGACGACGGCGGGTACCGCGACGACGAGGGACTCTGGCGGCGGTGCCGCAACGAGCGCTGGGGCTGCAACTGGCTCGCGGTCGACGCCCTCGAACGCGCCGAGTGCTACTCCTGCCGGCTCACGCGGCACCAGCCCGGCGAGGACGACACGGAGCGGTTCGGCTGGCTCGTCGACACCACGCACGCCAAGCGCTGGCTGCTGTTCCAGCTCGACGAGCTCGGCCTGCCGATCACCAGCCACCGCGAGCAGCCCGAGGGCGGGCTCGCGTTCGACCTCGACGCCTCGACCGACGACCGGCAGGTGATGATCGGCCACCTGAACGGCGTGATCACGATCGACCTCTCCGAGTCGGAGGACTCCCACCGCGAGGCGCTGCGCGTGTCGCTCGGCGAGGCGTACCGCACGATGCTCGGCCACTTCCGCCACGAGATCGGGCACTACTACTGGCAGGTGCTCGTCGCGGCCTCCGACACCGAGCTCGAGGCGTTCCGCCGGGAGTTCGGCGACGAGCGCGTCGACTACGCGCAGGCCCTCGATACCCACTACGGCACGGGCGGCACGGAGGACTGGGGCGCCCAGTTCATCTCGCGGTACGCCACCACGCACCCGTGGGAGGACTTCGCGGAGACCTTCGCGCACTACCTGCACATCACCGACACGCTGCAGTCGGCCGCGGCGTTCGGCCTGTCGATGAGCGGGCCCGGAACACGGTTCCCGGAGGCGAGCGACCTCGTGTCGCATCCGTCGCTCGCACCGGCGGATGCCACGATGCGGGGCATCCTCGCCGACTGGCAGCCGCTCGCGCTCGCGCTGAACCAGGTCAACCGCTCGCTCGGCAAGCGCGACCTGTACCCGTTCGTCATTCCCGAGCGGGTCGTCGGCAAGCTCGGGTTCGTGCACCGGCTGGTCGGCTCGGCCGCGCACGCCGACGCACGGTCGGCGAACTCAGCCGGCGCGTCGGGCCAGTAG
- a CDS encoding phytoene/squalene synthase family protein yields MSRDDSPGTSLDRYDETAEAAASVVIGRYSTSFGAAARLLEPTCRRRIRIIYALVRIADEVVDGSAAEAGLSVDEQRAALDALEAETERAMRTGYSTNVVVHAFARTARATGIDASLTAPFFASMRRDLDPSPFTAEEVVTYIYGSAEVVGLMCLRAFLADEEVDPERLARLDDGARHLGAAFQKVNFLRDLAVDWRDLGRNYFPGVDPEALTEAEKHAILDDIDADLEISGRAVAELPARARAAVAAAQELFARLAAKLRATPADELLRARVRVPDAEKFAIAVRAAVTRGGSR; encoded by the coding sequence ATGAGCCGCGACGACTCCCCCGGCACGTCGCTCGACCGCTACGACGAGACGGCGGAGGCCGCTGCATCGGTCGTCATCGGGCGTTACTCGACGTCGTTCGGCGCCGCGGCGCGCCTGCTCGAGCCCACGTGCCGACGCCGCATCCGCATCATCTACGCCCTCGTCCGCATCGCCGACGAGGTCGTCGACGGATCCGCCGCGGAGGCGGGCCTCTCGGTCGACGAGCAGCGCGCCGCGCTCGACGCGCTCGAGGCCGAGACCGAGCGCGCGATGCGCACCGGCTACAGCACGAACGTCGTCGTGCACGCGTTCGCGCGCACGGCCCGCGCGACGGGCATCGACGCCTCGCTCACGGCGCCGTTCTTCGCGTCCATGCGCCGCGACCTCGACCCGTCGCCGTTCACGGCCGAGGAGGTCGTGACCTACATCTACGGCTCGGCCGAGGTCGTCGGCCTGATGTGCCTGCGCGCGTTCCTCGCCGACGAGGAGGTCGACCCCGAGCGTCTCGCTCGCCTGGACGACGGCGCCCGCCACCTCGGCGCGGCGTTCCAGAAGGTGAACTTCCTCCGCGACCTCGCGGTGGACTGGCGCGACCTGGGTCGCAACTACTTCCCCGGCGTCGACCCCGAGGCGCTGACCGAGGCGGAGAAGCACGCCATCCTCGACGACATCGACGCCGACCTGGAGATCTCCGGGCGCGCGGTCGCCGAGCTGCCGGCCCGGGCGCGGGCCGCCGTCGCCGCCGCGCAGGAGCTGTTCGCCCGCCTGGCCGCGAAGCTCCGGGCCACGCCCGCCGACGAGCTGCTGCGCGCACGCGTGCGCGTGCCCGACGCCGAGAAGTTCGCCATCGCGGTACGTGCCGCGGTCACCCGAGGGGGGTCACGTTGA